One window of Mediterraneibacter gnavus ATCC 29149 genomic DNA carries:
- a CDS encoding HAD family hydrolase → MYKSCIFDLDGTLTDTLDSLTFSVNLTMKEMGLPEITREQCRMFVGNGSRVLLEKALRAASEEAFERLEEAMEIYGRVFNENCMYHVAPYEGIVQLLGTLKEQGIRCAVLSNKPDRQAVHVVETVFGKDLFFKVQGQKEGVPRKPDPTAVLQIAGEMGATPEETIYIGDSEVDIRTGHAAGMRTIGVSWGFRSREVLKEANAAYIVDTAQELLELISAWEEKKGR, encoded by the coding sequence ATGTATAAGAGTTGTATTTTTGACTTGGATGGAACACTGACCGATACGCTGGATTCTCTTACATTTTCTGTGAATCTGACCATGAAAGAGATGGGACTGCCAGAGATTACAAGAGAGCAGTGCCGGATGTTTGTGGGAAACGGAAGCAGAGTTCTTCTGGAAAAAGCACTGCGTGCCGCGTCAGAAGAAGCTTTTGAGAGGCTGGAGGAAGCGATGGAAATATATGGGAGAGTCTTCAATGAGAATTGTATGTATCATGTGGCTCCCTATGAAGGAATCGTGCAGCTTTTGGGTACATTAAAAGAGCAGGGAATCAGATGCGCTGTTCTTTCCAATAAACCGGACAGACAGGCGGTTCATGTTGTGGAAACTGTATTTGGAAAAGATCTCTTTTTTAAAGTGCAGGGACAGAAAGAAGGCGTGCCGAGAAAGCCGGATCCGACAGCAGTCCTTCAGATTGCAGGGGAGATGGGAGCGACTCCTGAAGAGACCATCTATATCGGAGACTCCGAGGTAGATATCAGGACCGGACATGCAGCCGGGATGCGCACGATAGGCGTTTCCTGGGGATTTCGAAGCAGAGAGGTCTTAAAGGAAGCGAACGCAGCGTATATCGTGGATACGGCACAGGAGCTTCTGGAACTGATATCCGCATGGGAAGAGAAAAAAGGGAGGTAA
- a CDS encoding phasin family protein, producing the protein MEFTEGLRKVFLAGVGAVASTAENAKELIDDLVEKGELTVAQGRMLNEELKHTAKEKVKEHISVTVTRNYTDAMNSVDQMTEEELNALKEKIAQTEEARKEQPEDPDITSDERTPEESE; encoded by the coding sequence ATGGAATTCACAGAAGGATTAAGAAAAGTATTTTTAGCAGGTGTAGGTGCTGTCGCCTCTACTGCAGAAAACGCAAAAGAACTGATCGATGATCTGGTAGAAAAAGGCGAACTGACCGTTGCACAGGGCAGAATGCTCAATGAAGAACTGAAACATACAGCAAAAGAAAAAGTCAAAGAACATATTTCTGTCACCGTTACCAGGAATTATACAGATGCCATGAATTCTGTCGATCAGATGACCGAAGAGGAATTAAACGCTCTGAAAGAAAAGATTGCCCAGACAGAAGAAGCAAGAAAAGAACAGCCTGAAGATCCAGATATTACCTCCGATGAAAGGACACCCGAAGAATCAGAATGA
- a CDS encoding ABC1 kinase family protein, whose protein sequence is MNKEQKTMDPSRYPSYTEEDSAASGRRLNEILKVLKKHHLTSGLTPVKLREILEDLGPTYVKLGQIMSMRSDMLPEVYCQELTRLRTDVIPMPYETAVSIIESELQRPVSDIFSSIEQTPLGSASIAQVHPAQLKDGTKVVLKVQRPAIQKTMENDIRLLKKASGILKLTLGTKNLIDFHTILDELWETTREEIDFEKEAANLDLFYANQKEIAYTTCPVVYHELTTPRLLVMDYIDGIQIDHIEELKSLGYDMTEIGEKTAENYCKQILEDGFFHADPHPGNLWISKGQIAWLDLGMAGHLSSNTKLLLRKAITALLENDIYSLKNVLLAFAEPQERVNHARLYTDIDDIVSKYVSMDFGTMRLGDLIERLLQLVKDHRLAITPDVTLLARSMITIEGTLSACAPDVNLLRILSVHMSNLLIHELDARHILKHKGRQVYTSLDKSLNIPAQLSDLLNITKNGQAQVNLQLSDGEHFRRDVYSITNRVLLTILSAALFIGSGLASDIYSIPKWFGLPWISFLGYSLSALLLLIVLIQIFRRRK, encoded by the coding sequence ATGAATAAAGAACAAAAAACAATGGATCCTTCCCGGTATCCATCATACACGGAAGAAGATTCAGCCGCCTCCGGCAGGCGGCTGAACGAGATTTTAAAAGTTTTAAAAAAACACCATCTGACCTCGGGTCTGACACCGGTCAAGCTCCGCGAGATTCTGGAAGATCTGGGCCCTACTTATGTCAAGCTGGGGCAGATCATGTCCATGCGTTCCGATATGCTCCCGGAAGTATACTGTCAGGAGCTGACAAGGCTTCGTACCGATGTGATCCCCATGCCATATGAGACTGCAGTCTCAATCATTGAATCCGAATTACAGCGACCTGTCTCTGACATTTTTTCTTCCATCGAACAGACTCCGCTTGGCTCTGCTTCCATTGCACAGGTACATCCCGCACAGCTAAAAGACGGAACAAAGGTTGTTTTAAAGGTACAGCGACCGGCCATCCAAAAGACGATGGAAAATGATATCCGGCTTTTAAAAAAAGCTTCCGGTATTTTAAAACTGACACTGGGAACTAAAAATCTGATCGACTTTCATACGATTTTAGATGAACTCTGGGAGACTACCAGAGAAGAGATTGACTTTGAAAAAGAGGCCGCCAATCTAGATCTGTTTTACGCCAACCAAAAAGAAATCGCCTATACGACCTGCCCCGTGGTGTATCACGAACTGACGACTCCAAGACTTCTTGTCATGGACTATATCGACGGAATCCAGATCGATCATATAGAGGAACTAAAAAGTCTTGGCTACGACATGACTGAAATTGGCGAAAAGACAGCGGAAAACTACTGCAAACAGATTTTGGAGGATGGATTTTTCCATGCGGATCCGCATCCTGGAAATCTCTGGATCAGCAAAGGGCAGATTGCATGGCTGGATCTCGGAATGGCAGGACATCTGTCTTCCAACACCAAGCTGCTGCTTCGCAAAGCGATCACGGCACTTCTTGAGAATGATATTTATTCTCTGAAAAACGTATTACTCGCGTTTGCCGAACCTCAGGAGCGTGTCAACCATGCCCGCCTGTACACGGATATTGATGATATTGTCAGCAAGTATGTTTCCATGGACTTCGGCACCATGCGGCTTGGCGATCTGATCGAACGGCTCCTGCAGCTGGTCAAGGATCACCGGCTTGCAATTACCCCGGATGTCACACTGCTTGCGCGAAGCATGATCACGATCGAAGGAACTTTAAGTGCATGTGCTCCGGATGTAAATCTGTTGCGGATTTTATCTGTACATATGTCCAATCTGCTGATCCATGAGCTGGATGCAAGGCACATTTTAAAACATAAGGGACGCCAGGTTTATACTTCACTGGACAAATCCCTCAACATCCCTGCCCAGCTTTCTGATCTTTTGAACATTACAAAAAACGGGCAGGCACAAGTCAACCTGCAGCTTTCTGATGGCGAGCATTTCCGCCGTGATGTTTATTCCATTACAAACCGGGTGCTTTTGACGATTCTTTCTGCTGCCCTGTTTATCGGATCAGGTCTTGCCTCGGACATTTACAGCATTCCAAAGTGGTTTGGACTCCCTTGGATCAGTTTCCTCGGATACAGTCTGTCCGCCCTTTTATTGCTGATTGTTCTTATACAGATTTTCCGACGGCGCAAATAA
- the sigG gene encoding RNA polymerase sporulation sigma factor SigG, producing MAGNKVELCGVNTAKLPLLKEEEKEELLARIKEGDEDAREQYIKGNLRLVLSVIKRFSSSSENADDLFQIGCVGLMKAVDHFDPSRLVKFSTYAVPMIIGEIRRYLRDNNSIRVSRSLRDTAYKAIYAKEGFVKKYSKEPTVQEIAEEIGISKEDIVFALDAIQMPVSLHEPVYSDGGDTLYIMDQVSDKKNREENWVEELSLEAAMERLNERERFIIQLRFFEGKTQMEVAEQIQISQAQVSRLEKNALKIMKQYLLG from the coding sequence ATGGCAGGAAATAAAGTGGAATTATGCGGGGTAAACACAGCGAAGCTCCCGCTTTTGAAAGAAGAGGAAAAGGAAGAGCTTCTTGCAAGGATCAAGGAGGGGGACGAAGACGCAAGAGAACAGTATATCAAGGGGAATTTAAGACTGGTACTCAGTGTGATCAAACGGTTTTCATCCAGCAGTGAAAATGCCGATGATCTGTTTCAGATCGGCTGTGTGGGACTGATGAAAGCAGTCGATCATTTTGACCCCTCAAGACTGGTGAAGTTTTCGACGTATGCAGTTCCGATGATCATCGGTGAGATCAGACGATATCTGCGGGACAATAATTCTATCCGTGTGAGCCGTTCTCTGCGTGATACGGCATATAAAGCAATCTACGCCAAAGAAGGATTTGTGAAGAAATATTCCAAAGAGCCTACGGTGCAGGAAATTGCTGAGGAGATCGGGATATCCAAGGAAGATATCGTGTTTGCACTGGATGCAATCCAGATGCCGGTCAGTCTTCATGAACCGGTATACAGCGACGGAGGCGATACGCTGTATATCATGGATCAGGTGAGTGATAAAAAGAACCGGGAAGAAAACTGGGTAGAAGAGCTGTCGCTGGAGGCAGCGATGGAACGCCTCAATGAACGGGAACGTTTTATCATCCAGCTTCGATTTTTTGAAGGAAAGACACAGATGGAGGTGGCAGAACAGATTCAGATTTCGCAGGCGCAGGTGAGCCGGCTGGAAAAAAATGCATTGAAAATAATGAAACAATATCTGTTGGGCTAA
- the pth gene encoding aminoacyl-tRNA hydrolase — translation MFIIVGLGNPTPEYEGTRHNVGFEVIDALARKYNIDVDTKKHRAYIGKGMIEGQKVILAKPQTYMNLSGESVRSLLDYYKVDEEQELLVIYDDISLGVGQIRIRAKGSAGGHNGIKNIIAHLGGQVFPRIKVGVGEKPPKWDLADYVLGHFSKEEQEQMEEGYEHAVCAVKEIVTGNIEAAMNEYNRKKKEK, via the coding sequence ATGTTTATCATTGTAGGACTTGGAAATCCGACACCAGAATATGAGGGAACGAGACACAATGTCGGATTTGAAGTAATAGATGCACTGGCACGAAAATATAATATTGATGTAGATACGAAAAAACACAGAGCTTATATCGGAAAAGGAATGATTGAGGGGCAGAAGGTAATCCTGGCAAAACCTCAGACTTATATGAATCTGAGCGGGGAAAGCGTCAGAAGTCTTCTGGACTATTATAAAGTGGACGAAGAGCAGGAGCTTCTTGTCATTTATGACGATATCAGCCTGGGAGTGGGGCAGATAAGGATTCGGGCGAAAGGAAGTGCCGGAGGGCATAACGGGATCAAAAATATCATTGCCCATTTGGGTGGACAGGTATTTCCCCGTATTAAAGTAGGTGTGGGAGAAAAACCGCCGAAATGGGATCTGGCTGATTATGTGCTGGGACATTTTTCAAAAGAAGAACAGGAACAGATGGAAGAGGGATATGAACATGCAGTTTGTGCAGTGAAGGAGATTGTGACAGGCAATATCGAGGCTGCAATGAACGAGTATAATCGGAAAAAGAAGGAAAAATAA
- a CDS encoding DUF58 domain-containing protein encodes MGKRMITYLLVLGAVGYLFLMYIYPALSGLLIFVLLYPAAGIVYLIFAGRGLSARVKRLSDYGEKEQQMKVSIQVCRESSLWIGKCRILLEMEHAVSGIRQKDSLWLSEKQADYTFEPDRCGEWKLTITEVRIYDFIGILSVGKKQQEKERFTVLPKICAMLVEIGRRTREFPVEPETYSNERGGQDATEIYQIREYHIPDPVQMIHWKISAKAGKMMVKESSHPLGCAVCIRLWLSDAAKDFKKLERMMEICASLSRTLVEEHCMHVVAWFDQKNVRVVRWRVKDEETFYEMLWELMEAVPVAKREEEQSGFEEVFRTQKFSSVLVLDGQGIQGWNDTGIIQV; translated from the coding sequence ATGGGAAAACGGATGATAACATATCTTCTTGTGCTTGGCGCAGTGGGATATCTGTTTTTGATGTATATTTATCCGGCACTGAGCGGGCTGTTGATTTTTGTGCTTCTGTATCCGGCGGCAGGAATCGTTTATCTTATTTTTGCGGGGAGAGGACTTTCTGCCAGAGTAAAGCGGCTCTCGGATTACGGAGAAAAAGAACAGCAAATGAAAGTCAGTATACAGGTTTGCAGGGAAAGTTCTCTTTGGATCGGAAAGTGCAGGATTCTGCTGGAAATGGAACATGCAGTATCCGGCATCAGACAAAAAGACAGTTTATGGCTTTCTGAAAAGCAGGCAGACTATACATTTGAACCAGACAGGTGCGGAGAGTGGAAGCTGACGATTACAGAAGTGAGAATCTATGATTTTATCGGAATTTTATCTGTGGGTAAAAAGCAGCAGGAAAAGGAGCGATTCACAGTCCTGCCGAAGATCTGTGCAATGCTGGTAGAGATTGGGAGAAGGACGCGGGAATTTCCGGTTGAGCCGGAAACCTATTCCAATGAAAGGGGTGGGCAGGATGCTACGGAAATCTATCAGATCCGGGAGTATCACATTCCGGATCCGGTGCAGATGATCCACTGGAAGATCAGTGCCAAGGCGGGAAAAATGATGGTCAAAGAATCCAGTCATCCTCTTGGATGTGCGGTATGTATCAGACTTTGGCTTTCGGATGCAGCGAAAGATTTCAAAAAGCTGGAGCGTATGATGGAGATTTGTGCTTCACTTTCCAGGACTCTGGTAGAAGAACACTGTATGCACGTTGTGGCATGGTTTGATCAGAAAAACGTCCGTGTTGTGCGATGGCGCGTGAAGGATGAGGAGACGTTTTATGAAATGCTCTGGGAGCTGATGGAAGCAGTCCCTGTAGCGAAACGAGAGGAAGAGCAAAGCGGGTTTGAAGAAGTGTTTCGAACACAGAAATTTTCCAGTGTTCTTGTACTGGATGGCCAGGGGATTCAGGGATGGAATGATACCGGGATTATCCAGGTGTGA
- a CDS encoding peptidyl-prolyl cis-trans isomerase translates to MVGLKKRGVITAVAGILAAVTITGCSAAPDNDATVVTVGTEKVSYGVANFYARMQQAQYESFYAGLMGMSADTMWSQEVEEGKTYEENMKDSILESLENMYLVKQHASEYKVELTDEEKKKIDKAAEEFVEDNTLEDKEVVSGYKKYVKEYLELATIQQKMDAPMKEGVDENVSDEDAAQKKIEYVQFSYTKKDDSGQSVQMTDDEKKAEKEKAQTFLDTVSADPDKDMNAAAASAEKEVQTATFDSESSTLNADLLKAADALENVGDVTSLIETDDGIYVAKLTSKLDREATDQKKKEIVEERKQKQYEDQVETWRKETDIKVDKKEWKKVDFEDQGVNVKQTTTDSEK, encoded by the coding sequence ATGGTTGGATTGAAAAAAAGAGGTGTGATCACCGCAGTTGCCGGTATTTTAGCGGCGGTTACGATAACAGGATGCAGTGCTGCCCCTGATAATGATGCTACAGTAGTAACGGTCGGAACAGAGAAGGTTTCGTATGGTGTTGCTAATTTTTATGCGCGTATGCAGCAGGCGCAGTATGAGTCGTTTTATGCAGGCCTGATGGGGATGAGTGCGGACACAATGTGGAGCCAGGAAGTGGAAGAAGGCAAGACATATGAGGAGAATATGAAAGACAGTATTTTAGAGTCTCTGGAAAATATGTATCTTGTAAAACAGCATGCTTCTGAATATAAAGTGGAGTTGACAGACGAAGAAAAGAAGAAGATCGACAAAGCCGCAGAGGAGTTTGTGGAAGACAACACATTGGAGGACAAAGAAGTTGTGTCCGGATATAAAAAATATGTCAAAGAATATCTGGAACTTGCTACGATTCAGCAGAAGATGGATGCACCAATGAAAGAGGGCGTGGATGAAAATGTTTCAGATGAGGATGCAGCACAAAAGAAGATCGAGTATGTCCAGTTCTCTTATACGAAGAAGGATGATTCCGGACAGTCTGTTCAGATGACTGACGATGAAAAGAAGGCAGAAAAAGAAAAGGCACAGACCTTTCTGGATACAGTCAGCGCAGATCCGGACAAGGACATGAATGCAGCAGCTGCTTCGGCAGAAAAAGAAGTGCAGACGGCGACATTTGATTCTGAGTCCAGCACACTGAACGCAGATCTTTTAAAGGCGGCAGATGCGCTGGAAAATGTAGGGGACGTGACAAGCCTGATTGAGACAGACGATGGAATCTATGTGGCGAAGCTGACAAGCAAGCTGGATCGTGAGGCAACAGATCAGAAGAAAAAAGAAATCGTAGAAGAGCGCAAGCAGAAACAGTATGAAGATCAGGTGGAAACATGGCGCAAAGAGACTGACATCAAGGTAGACAAAAAAGAATGGAAAAAAGTAGACTTTGAAGATCAGGGTGTGAATGTAAAACAGACAACGACTGATTCAGAAAAATAG
- a CDS encoding AAA family ATPase: MEKVREKVLFALQEVQRAVIGKQEVTETVMKAFLAGGHVLVEDIPGLGKTTMAIAFSRAIGLQKRRVQFTPDVLPSDLTGFTIYQKERNAFVYHPGAVVCNLLLADEINRASPKTQSALLEVMEEGQVTVDGKTRKIAPPFLVIATENPSGSAGTQLLPESQLDRFMVCVKMGYPTIREEMEILRKNENGRTSDAVQQVMTKEELEEAQRETAQIFMHERILEYLVQLAQATREHEMLELGMSPRGTVALAKMAKAGAYLAGREYVVPADVRGVFRETAQHRILLNTRARISKVKQKEVLQEILSAVESPSLKKR; encoded by the coding sequence GTGGAAAAAGTGAGAGAGAAGGTACTTTTTGCACTGCAGGAAGTACAGAGAGCAGTGATCGGAAAGCAGGAAGTGACAGAGACGGTGATGAAAGCATTTTTGGCGGGTGGGCATGTGCTGGTGGAGGATATTCCGGGACTTGGCAAGACGACCATGGCGATTGCTTTTTCCAGAGCGATCGGACTGCAGAAGCGCAGGGTGCAGTTTACACCGGATGTACTTCCGTCAGACCTGACCGGATTTACCATCTACCAGAAAGAGAGAAATGCGTTTGTATATCATCCGGGAGCCGTGGTCTGCAACCTGCTTCTGGCAGATGAGATCAACCGGGCGTCTCCGAAGACGCAGTCAGCCCTTTTGGAAGTGATGGAAGAGGGGCAGGTGACCGTGGATGGGAAAACCAGGAAGATTGCTCCGCCGTTTCTGGTGATCGCTACGGAAAATCCGTCCGGCTCCGCAGGGACGCAGTTGCTTCCGGAATCTCAGTTGGATCGTTTTATGGTCTGTGTAAAGATGGGATATCCGACAATTCGCGAAGAGATGGAGATTCTGCGAAAAAATGAGAATGGCCGTACGTCAGATGCCGTTCAACAGGTGATGACAAAGGAAGAACTTGAGGAAGCACAGCGGGAGACTGCACAGATTTTTATGCATGAGCGGATTCTGGAATATCTGGTGCAGCTGGCACAGGCTACTAGGGAACATGAGATGCTGGAGCTGGGGATGAGTCCAAGAGGAACAGTGGCACTTGCAAAGATGGCGAAAGCGGGTGCGTATCTGGCAGGAAGAGAATATGTGGTTCCGGCAGATGTCAGGGGAGTGTTTCGGGAGACTGCACAGCATCGGATCCTGTTAAATACAAGGGCAAGGATCAGCAAAGTAAAACAGAAGGAAGTACTGCAGGAAATTTTGTCCGCAGTAGAATCACCATCATTGAAAAAGCGATAA
- the mfd gene encoding transcription-repair coupling factor, with protein MQAFIAPLAGLAEYQEILQKRRKEKGILQIAGCVNSQKTHLMYALGDGFSYKIIVFSSEEKAQKAYEEYRFLDSGVLYYPARDLLFYHADIKGNYLMKQRMEVIRSMVTRQKNQEITVITTMDAFLDGLSPAEEIVSKRIQISSGDTVDFTKLQERLSCLGYAREVQIEGPGQFAVRGGILDIFPLTEEVPVRVELWGDEVDSIRTFDVESQRSIENLQEIEIYPAAELQSQKKQSFLEYFPTEESILFLDEPQRLIEKANEIEEEFQESVRKREEAGLEETQELTVYPVLEILNRINQFYGVAFTALEGKCKGLKIRETDYIQTKGVNPYNNSFEMLTRDLKRLKRNQYRVILLSGSRTRAKRLAEDLRDYDLSSFYSEDMDREVQPGEIMVAYGHVTQGYEYPMLKFMVISETDIFGRQKKKKRRKLYEGQKIQSFSELKVGDYVVHENHGLGIYQGIEKIEVDKITKDYMKISYAGGSSLYILATQLDLIQKYAGADAKKPKLNKLGSNQWTKTKNQVRGAVRQIARDLVELYAARQQENGYQYEPDTVWQKEFEEMFPFEETDDQLQAIADTKQDMESKKIMDRLICGDVGYGKTEIAIRAAFKAIQDGKQVVYLVPTTILAQQHYNTFVQRMKEFPVRVDLLCRFRTPAQQKKTTEDLKKGLVDILIGTHRVLSKDVEFKDLGLLIIDEEQRFGVTHKEKIKKLRENVDVLTLTATPIPRTLHMSLIGIRDMSVLEEAPMDRMPIQTYVMEYNDEMVREAIQRELDRDGQVYYVYNRVSDIAEIADHVQKLVPDATVAFAHGQMAEHELENIMYDFINGDIDVLVSTTIIETGLDISNANTMIIHDADRLGLSQMYQLRGRVGRSNRMAYAFLLYRRDKLLKEVAEKRLAAIREFTDLGSGFKIAMRDLEIRGAGNLLGAEQHGHMEAVGYDLYCKMLNEAVKQLKGGTEEEIYTTVMDLNVDAYIPNSYIPNEYQKLDIYKRIAGIEDEEEMDDMLEELIDRFGDVPRKVQQLLQIAGLKALAHSAYVTAVEQKGEEFRFTMYEKAKVNPQKIPPLIQSYRGNLVFKAEAVPYFVYYKKGRNKKEKDETVLELVKKLLNDIKSLLEEKKDVIMK; from the coding sequence ATGCAGGCTTTTATCGCACCGCTTGCGGGACTTGCAGAATATCAGGAGATTTTACAGAAGCGAAGGAAAGAAAAGGGGATTCTGCAGATCGCAGGCTGTGTCAATTCACAAAAAACACATTTGATGTATGCGCTTGGCGATGGTTTTTCTTACAAGATCATCGTTTTTTCCAGTGAAGAAAAAGCGCAGAAGGCATATGAAGAATATCGCTTTTTAGATTCCGGGGTATTGTATTATCCGGCAAGAGATTTGTTGTTTTACCATGCGGATATCAAAGGAAATTATCTGATGAAGCAGCGGATGGAAGTGATTCGCAGTATGGTGACAAGACAAAAGAATCAGGAGATTACAGTGATCACGACTATGGATGCTTTTCTGGACGGGCTTTCTCCGGCAGAGGAGATCGTTTCGAAGCGGATTCAGATCTCATCCGGAGATACTGTTGATTTTACTAAGCTTCAGGAGAGACTTTCCTGCCTTGGGTATGCGCGGGAAGTACAGATTGAAGGACCGGGACAGTTTGCAGTGCGCGGCGGGATCCTGGATATTTTTCCGCTTACAGAAGAGGTTCCGGTGCGTGTGGAGCTCTGGGGCGATGAGGTAGATTCGATCCGGACATTTGACGTAGAAAGTCAGCGTTCGATTGAAAACCTGCAGGAAATTGAGATTTATCCGGCAGCAGAACTGCAGAGTCAGAAGAAGCAGTCTTTTCTGGAGTATTTTCCGACAGAAGAGTCGATCCTGTTTCTGGATGAGCCGCAGAGGCTGATTGAAAAAGCAAATGAGATTGAAGAGGAATTTCAGGAGAGCGTCCGCAAGCGGGAAGAGGCCGGGCTGGAAGAAACGCAGGAGCTTACGGTCTATCCGGTGCTGGAAATCTTAAACCGGATCAATCAGTTTTATGGAGTGGCATTTACCGCGCTGGAAGGAAAGTGTAAGGGGTTAAAGATCCGGGAAACAGATTATATTCAGACGAAGGGTGTCAATCCGTATAACAACAGTTTTGAGATGCTCACAAGGGATTTGAAGCGGCTGAAAAGAAATCAGTACCGGGTGATCTTGCTGTCTGGTTCCAGGACAAGAGCAAAGCGCCTGGCGGAAGATCTGAGGGATTATGATCTGAGCAGCTTCTACAGCGAAGATATGGATCGTGAAGTGCAGCCGGGGGAAATTATGGTGGCATACGGGCATGTGACACAGGGATATGAATATCCGATGCTGAAATTCATGGTGATCTCTGAAACAGATATTTTTGGCAGACAGAAGAAAAAGAAACGCAGAAAACTATATGAAGGACAGAAAATCCAAAGTTTCTCCGAATTAAAGGTTGGAGATTATGTGGTACATGAAAATCATGGTCTGGGTATCTATCAGGGAATTGAAAAGATTGAAGTAGATAAGATCACCAAAGATTATATGAAAATTTCTTATGCGGGAGGAAGCAGCCTGTATATTCTTGCAACGCAGCTGGATCTGATCCAGAAGTATGCAGGAGCAGATGCAAAAAAGCCAAAGCTGAACAAGCTGGGAAGTAACCAGTGGACGAAAACAAAGAATCAGGTGCGCGGGGCAGTCAGACAGATTGCCAGGGATCTGGTGGAGCTGTATGCGGCAAGGCAGCAGGAGAATGGATATCAGTATGAACCGGATACGGTCTGGCAGAAGGAATTTGAAGAAATGTTCCCGTTTGAGGAGACCGATGACCAGCTGCAGGCGATCGCCGATACCAAGCAGGACATGGAGAGCAAAAAGATCATGGACCGCCTGATCTGCGGAGACGTCGGATACGGAAAGACGGAAATTGCCATTCGGGCTGCATTTAAGGCGATCCAGGACGGAAAACAGGTGGTATATCTGGTGCCGACAACGATTCTGGCACAGCAGCATTACAACACGTTTGTGCAGAGGATGAAAGAATTTCCGGTGCGCGTGGATTTGCTCTGCCGGTTTCGGACGCCTGCCCAACAGAAGAAGACAACAGAAGATCTGAAAAAAGGACTGGTGGATATTCTGATCGGGACGCATCGTGTTTTGTCAAAGGATGTGGAATTTAAGGATCTGGGACTTTTGATCATAGATGAAGAGCAGCGATTTGGCGTGACACACAAAGAGAAGATTAAAAAACTGCGGGAAAATGTGGATGTACTGACGCTGACTGCCACGCCGATCCCGCGGACGCTGCATATGAGTTTGATTGGAATCCGCGATATGAGCGTGCTGGAAGAGGCGCCGATGGATCGGATGCCGATCCAGACATATGTGATGGAGTACAATGATGAGATGGTCCGTGAAGCTATTCAAAGAGAACTGGATCGGGACGGACAGGTGTATTATGTATATAACCGGGTAAGTGATATTGCGGAAATTGCAGATCATGTGCAGAAACTTGTTCCGGACGCGACAGTGGCGTTTGCTCACGGGCAGATGGCGGAGCATGAGCTGGAAAATATCATGTATGATTTCATCAACGGAGACATTGATGTGCTGGTGTCAACAACGATTATTGAGACCGGACTGGATATTTCCAATGCCAATACGATGATCATCCATGATGCAGATCGTCTGGGACTTTCTCAAATGTACCAGCTGCGGGGGCGTGTGGGAAGATCCAATCGGATGGCGTATGCATTTCTCCTGTACCGAAGAGACAAGCTGCTAAAGGAAGTGGCGGAAAAAAGACTGGCGGCAATCCGGGAGTTTACAGATCTTGGTTCCGGATTTAAAATTGCGATGCGGGATCTGGAAATTCGTGGGGCAGGAAATCTTCTGGGTGCAGAACAGCATGGGCATATGGAGGCTGTCGGATATGATCTGTACTGCAAGATGCTCAATGAAGCGGTAAAACAGTTAAAAGGCGGAACCGAGGAGGAAATCTATACGACCGTGATGGATCTGAATGTGGATGCGTATATCCCGAATTCCTATATTCCGAACGAATATCAGAAGCTGGATATTTACAAGCGGATCGCGGGAATTGAAGATGAGGAAGAGATGGATGATATGCTGGAGGAGCTTATCGACCGGTTCGGGGATGTACCAAGAAAGGTACAGCAGCTTCTTCAGATCGCAGGTCTTAAAGCGCTTGCACATTCAGCTTATGTGACGGCAGTGGAACAAAAAGGAGAAGAATTCCGGTTTACCATGTATGAAAAAGCGAAGGTCAATCCGCAGAAAATTCCTCCGTTGATTCAGAGCTACCGGGGAAATCTGGTGTTTAAGGCGGAGGCAGTGCCGTATTTTGTCTATTATAAAAAGGGTAGAAATAAAAAGGAAAAGGATGAAACGGTTCTGGAACTTGTGAAAAAGCTCTTAAATGATATAAAGAGCTTGTTAGAGGAGAAAAAAGACGTTATAATGAAATAA